In a genomic window of Saccharothrix sp. HUAS TT1:
- a CDS encoding S8 family peptidase, which translates to MRKLLSGLGVAALAVSILTTPAHAEAAVLHADSAWAVPGSYVVKLKDDAVLPAVVDGRVTRAFPAFGGFAVSLTAERARRLAADPAVAYVEQDQVVRPHTTQYNPPFGLDRLDQRSLPLDRAYSYTSTGARTRAYVIDTGLRTTHTEIAGRTCPGYDAVDNDAVPQDDNGHGTAIASLIAGRTNGVAKQALVCGVRVFGGNGSGTTATVIAGIDWVARNHVKPASANLSLGGGPSTAVDDAVRRLIAAGVTASVTAGGSNSNAANFSPARVTEAITSGASTNADTRASFSNYGAVVDVYAHGVSITVAWHTGDTATNTLSGTSLSTAYVTGVTLRFLQLNPTATPAQVHAAVVAEATPLTWGRLLHWPPAR; encoded by the coding sequence ATGCGCAAGCTGTTGTCCGGCCTGGGCGTCGCCGCCCTCGCCGTCTCGATCCTGACCACCCCGGCCCACGCCGAGGCCGCCGTCCTGCACGCGGACTCGGCGTGGGCCGTGCCCGGCAGCTACGTCGTCAAGCTCAAGGACGACGCCGTCCTCCCGGCCGTGGTCGACGGCCGGGTCACCCGCGCGTTCCCGGCGTTCGGCGGCTTCGCGGTCTCGTTGACCGCGGAGCGGGCGCGCCGGCTCGCCGCCGACCCCGCGGTGGCCTACGTCGAGCAGGACCAGGTCGTGCGCCCGCACACCACCCAGTACAACCCGCCGTTCGGGCTGGACCGGCTCGACCAGCGGTCGCTGCCCCTCGACCGCGCGTACAGCTACACCTCGACCGGTGCGCGGACCAGGGCGTACGTGATCGACACCGGCCTGCGGACCACGCACACCGAGATCGCGGGCCGCACGTGCCCCGGTTATGACGCGGTCGACAACGACGCCGTGCCGCAGGACGACAACGGTCACGGCACGGCCATCGCGTCCCTCATCGCGGGTCGCACGAACGGGGTCGCGAAGCAGGCCCTGGTGTGCGGCGTGCGGGTGTTCGGCGGCAACGGCAGCGGCACGACCGCGACCGTCATCGCGGGCATCGACTGGGTGGCGCGCAACCACGTCAAGCCCGCTTCGGCGAACCTGAGCCTGGGCGGCGGCCCGTCGACCGCGGTGGACGACGCGGTGCGCCGGCTGATCGCCGCGGGCGTGACCGCGTCGGTGACGGCGGGTGGCAGCAACTCCAACGCGGCCAACTTCTCACCCGCCCGGGTGACGGAGGCGATCACGTCCGGTGCGTCGACCAACGCCGACACCCGCGCTTCGTTCTCGAACTACGGCGCGGTGGTCGACGTCTACGCCCACGGGGTGAGCATCACGGTGGCGTGGCACACCGGCGACACCGCCACGAACACGCTCAGCGGCACGTCGCTGTCCACGGCCTACGTCACCGGGGTGACGCTGAGGTTCCTGCAGCTGAACCCGACCGCCACCCCCGCGCAGGTGCACGCCGCGGTGGTCGCCGAGGCGACCCCGCTGACCTGGGGCCGCCTGCTGCACTGGCCGCCGGCCCGGTAG
- a CDS encoding S8 family peptidase: protein MRKLLPGLAVAALTTTLLAAPAHAEGVVLHAGSPTAVPGSYVVKLKDGAVLPAVVDGRITRTFAGFGGFAVSLTAKQARRLAADPAVAYVEQDQVVRAHTTQTGAPWGLDRIDQRSTPLSTTYDYTSVGAGVTAYVIDTGIRVTHTEFAGRAVHGWDAVDNDSVAQDDNGHGTHVAGIIAGRTYGVAKGVRVAGVRVLNAQGSGTIAGVIAGVDWVARNAQRPAVANFSLGGGASVALDDAVRRLIASGVSASVTAGGSNSNVGNTSPARVVEAITSGATGQADTRASFSNYGPGVDLYAPGVGITSAWHTSDTATNTLSGTSMATAFVSGVAVRYLQGNAAATPAQVHAEIVREATPLPWGGRLLYWSPSR from the coding sequence ATGCGCAAGCTCTTACCGGGCCTGGCCGTGGCCGCGCTGACCACCACCCTGCTCGCCGCACCCGCCCACGCCGAGGGCGTCGTCCTGCACGCGGGCTCGCCCACCGCCGTGCCCGGCAGCTACGTCGTCAAGCTCAAGGACGGCGCCGTCCTCCCGGCCGTGGTCGACGGCCGGATCACCCGCACGTTCGCCGGGTTCGGCGGCTTCGCGGTCTCGTTGACCGCCAAGCAGGCCCGCCGGCTCGCCGCCGACCCGGCGGTGGCCTACGTCGAGCAGGACCAGGTCGTGCGCGCCCACACCACGCAGACCGGCGCGCCGTGGGGCCTGGACCGCATCGACCAGCGGTCCACCCCGCTGAGCACCACCTACGACTACACCTCCGTCGGCGCGGGCGTCACCGCGTACGTGATCGACACCGGCATCCGGGTCACGCACACCGAGTTCGCCGGGCGGGCAGTGCACGGCTGGGACGCCGTCGACAACGACTCCGTCGCCCAGGACGACAACGGCCACGGCACGCACGTCGCGGGCATCATCGCCGGCCGCACGTACGGCGTGGCCAAGGGCGTGCGGGTGGCGGGCGTCCGGGTGCTCAACGCCCAGGGCAGCGGCACCATCGCGGGCGTCATCGCGGGCGTGGACTGGGTGGCGCGGAACGCGCAGCGGCCCGCCGTGGCGAACTTCAGCCTCGGCGGCGGCGCGTCGGTCGCGCTGGACGACGCGGTCCGGCGGCTGATCGCCTCGGGCGTCTCCGCGTCCGTCACCGCCGGCGGCAGCAACAGCAACGTCGGCAACACCTCGCCCGCCCGGGTGGTCGAGGCGATCACGTCCGGCGCCACCGGCCAGGCCGACACCAGGGCGTCGTTCTCCAACTACGGGCCGGGCGTGGACCTGTACGCGCCGGGCGTCGGCATCACGTCGGCGTGGCACACGAGCGACACCGCCACCAACACGCTGAGCGGCACGTCCATGGCGACCGCGTTCGTCAGCGGCGTCGCCGTCCGGTACCTCCAGGGCAACGCCGCGGCCACGCCCGCCCAGGTGCACGCCGAGATCGTGCGCGAGGCGACGCCGCTGCCGTGGGGCGGCCGGCTCCTCTACTGGTCGCCCTCGCGGTAG
- a CDS encoding acyl-CoA dehydrogenase family protein has protein sequence MNFTEGEERRALRRAVADMAGKYGHDYFTAKARAGEKTHELWAEAGRLGYLGVAVPEEYGGGGGGIGDLAAVCEELARAGCPLLLTVVSPAICATVIARFGTAEQKRRWLPGFADGTTKMAFAITESDAGSNSHKLTTSVRRDGDEWVLSGGKTYISGVDEVEAVMVVARHVDATGRRLLPSLMVVPTNAPGFTHQHIPMEVLSPEKQFTCFFDDVRLPSDALVGSEDAGLAQLFAGLNPERIMAASFATGMARRALDQASEYARTRTVWDAPIGAHQGIAHPLAQCAIQVELARLMTQKAAALYDAGEDRAAGEAANMAKYAAGEAVAGAVDQAIQVHGGNGLSSEYGLGAMLAASRLSRIAPVSREMILNFVAQHTLGLPRSY, from the coding sequence ATCAACTTCACCGAGGGCGAGGAGCGGCGGGCGTTGCGCCGGGCCGTCGCCGACATGGCGGGCAAGTACGGCCACGACTACTTCACCGCCAAGGCGCGGGCCGGCGAGAAGACGCACGAGCTGTGGGCCGAGGCGGGCCGGCTCGGCTACCTCGGCGTGGCCGTGCCCGAGGAGTACGGCGGCGGTGGCGGCGGCATCGGCGACCTGGCCGCCGTGTGCGAGGAACTGGCCAGGGCGGGCTGCCCGCTGCTGCTGACCGTCGTCTCGCCCGCCATCTGCGCCACCGTCATCGCCCGCTTCGGCACCGCCGAGCAGAAGCGGCGGTGGCTGCCCGGGTTCGCCGACGGCACCACGAAGATGGCGTTCGCCATCACCGAGTCCGACGCGGGCTCCAACTCGCACAAGCTCACCACCTCCGTCCGGCGCGACGGCGACGAGTGGGTCCTGTCCGGCGGCAAGACCTACATCTCCGGCGTGGACGAGGTCGAGGCCGTCATGGTGGTGGCGCGCCACGTGGACGCGACCGGCCGGCGGCTGCTCCCCTCGTTGATGGTCGTGCCGACGAACGCGCCCGGCTTCACCCACCAGCACATCCCGATGGAGGTGCTGTCCCCGGAGAAGCAGTTCACCTGCTTCTTCGACGACGTCCGCCTGCCGTCCGACGCGCTGGTCGGCTCGGAGGACGCGGGGCTGGCCCAGCTGTTCGCCGGGCTGAACCCGGAGCGGATCATGGCGGCGTCCTTCGCCACCGGCATGGCCCGCCGCGCACTCGACCAGGCGAGCGAGTACGCCCGCACCAGGACCGTCTGGGACGCGCCCATCGGCGCGCACCAGGGCATCGCGCACCCGTTGGCGCAGTGCGCGATCCAGGTCGAGCTGGCGAGGCTGATGACCCAGAAGGCCGCGGCTCTCTACGACGCTGGGGAGGACCGGGCTGCTGGTGAGGCGGCCAACATGGCCAAGTACGCGGCGGGGGAGGCGGTGGCGGGAGCGGTGGACCAGGCCATCCAGGTCCACGGCGGCAACGGGCTGTCGTCCGAGTACGGACTGGGCGCCATGCTGGCCGCGTCCCGGTTGTCCCGGATCGCCCCGGTCAGCCGGGAGATGATCCTGAACTTCGTGGCGCAGCACACCCTGGGGCTGCCGCGCTCCTACTGA
- a CDS encoding biotin carboxylase N-terminal domain-containing protein, whose amino-acid sequence MIRTLLIANRGEIARRVIRTCREVGVSPVAVFSDPDERSPHVREADAAVRLPGATPGETYLRADALVAAALAAGADAVHPGYGFLSENAAFARAVQAAGLTWVGPDPGVIDAMGAKVAAKELMAAAGVPVLPELDPESASEFPLLVKASAGGGGRGMRVVRSAAELPGQVAAARREAESAFGDGTVFCEPLLEHARHVEVQVLADAHGTVWALGERECSIQRRHQKIIEEAPSPAVTPQARACLFAAATRAAEAIGYVGAGTVEFLFTDDGSFHFLEVNTRLQVEHPVTEEVFGVDLVAWQLAIAEGARLPAEPPTPTGHAVEARLYAEDPAHDWRPSSGVLHRFALPPGVRVDSGVEDGSEVGVHYDPMLAKVIAWAPTRHAAIRKLAAALDRAELHGLVTNRDLLVRTLRHPAFAAGDTHTGFLDQHGLTTPPPLDVRPAALAAALALAERRRTALPLGWRNLPSQPQRTAFEHRGEVVEVDYRHTRAGVVTSLDLAVVDATPDAVTFERDGVRTTHPVAVHGNRVEVGPVSLELRPRFPEPRAKVAEGATVAPMPGTVVRVAVEPGQRVGAGAELLVLEAMKMEHRVLAATGGEVAEVLVRAGQQVDAGDVLAVVVEDAS is encoded by the coding sequence ATGATCCGCACACTGCTGATCGCCAACCGGGGCGAGATCGCCCGGCGGGTGATCCGGACCTGCCGCGAGGTCGGCGTGTCGCCGGTGGCCGTGTTCTCCGATCCCGACGAGCGCTCACCGCACGTCCGGGAGGCCGACGCCGCCGTCCGGCTGCCCGGCGCCACCCCCGGCGAGACCTACCTGCGCGCCGACGCCCTGGTCGCCGCCGCCCTGGCCGCCGGCGCGGACGCGGTGCACCCCGGCTACGGGTTCCTGTCCGAGAACGCCGCCTTCGCCCGCGCCGTCCAGGCCGCCGGGCTGACGTGGGTCGGCCCGGACCCCGGCGTGATCGACGCGATGGGCGCGAAGGTCGCGGCCAAGGAGCTGATGGCGGCGGCCGGGGTGCCGGTCCTGCCCGAGCTGGACCCGGAGTCGGCCTCCGAGTTCCCGCTGCTGGTCAAGGCGTCCGCCGGCGGCGGTGGGCGCGGGATGCGGGTGGTGCGATCGGCGGCCGAGCTTCCCGGCCAGGTGGCCGCCGCCCGGCGCGAGGCCGAATCGGCGTTCGGCGACGGCACCGTGTTCTGCGAACCGCTGCTGGAGCACGCCCGCCACGTCGAGGTGCAGGTCCTCGCCGACGCGCACGGCACGGTGTGGGCGTTGGGCGAGCGCGAGTGCTCCATCCAGCGCCGGCACCAGAAGATCATCGAGGAGGCGCCGAGCCCCGCCGTGACGCCGCAGGCCCGCGCCTGCCTCTTCGCCGCCGCCACCAGGGCCGCCGAGGCGATCGGGTACGTCGGCGCGGGCACGGTCGAATTCCTCTTCACCGACGACGGCTCGTTCCACTTCCTGGAGGTCAACACCCGCCTCCAGGTGGAGCACCCGGTCACCGAGGAGGTCTTCGGCGTCGACCTGGTCGCCTGGCAGCTCGCCATCGCCGAGGGCGCCCGCCTGCCCGCCGAACCGCCGACGCCCACCGGCCACGCCGTCGAGGCCCGGCTCTACGCCGAGGACCCGGCGCACGACTGGCGGCCGTCGAGCGGCGTCCTGCACCGGTTCGCCCTCCCGCCCGGGGTGCGGGTGGACAGCGGTGTGGAGGACGGCAGCGAGGTCGGCGTGCACTACGACCCGATGCTGGCCAAGGTGATCGCGTGGGCGCCGACCAGGCACGCGGCGATCCGCAAGCTCGCCGCCGCGCTGGACCGCGCCGAGCTGCACGGCCTGGTGACCAACCGCGACCTGCTGGTCCGCACCCTGCGGCACCCGGCGTTCGCGGCCGGTGACACGCACACCGGTTTCCTCGACCAGCACGGCCTCACCACGCCGCCGCCGCTCGACGTGCGCCCCGCCGCCCTCGCCGCCGCCCTCGCGCTGGCCGAACGGCGGCGCACCGCCCTGCCGCTCGGCTGGCGGAACCTGCCGTCCCAGCCGCAGCGGACCGCGTTCGAGCACCGCGGCGAGGTGGTCGAGGTCGACTACCGGCACACCCGCGCGGGCGTGGTGACGAGCCTCGACCTGGCGGTCGTCGACGCCACGCCGGACGCGGTCACCTTCGAGCGGGACGGGGTGCGCACGACGCACCCGGTCGCGGTGCACGGCAACCGGGTGGAGGTCGGCCCGGTGTCCCTGGAACTGCGGCCCCGGTTCCCCGAGCCGCGGGCCAAGGTCGCCGAGGGCGCCACCGTCGCGCCGATGCCCGGCACGGTCGTGCGGGTCGCCGTCGAGCCGGGGCAGCGGGTCGGGGCGGGCGCGGAGCTGCTGGTGCTGGAGGCGATGAAGATGGAGCACCGGGTGCTGGCCGCCACCGGCGGCGAGGTGGCCGAAGTGCTCGTGCGGGCAGGTCAGCAGGTCGATGCGGGCGACGTGCTCGCGGTAGTAGTGGAGGACGCGTCGTGA
- a CDS encoding acyl-CoA carboxylase subunit beta: MTALRTAVDGRSAEYAANREALLARLAELEAEQAKALAGGGPKYTERHHARGKLLARERIELLVDQDSPFLELSPLAAWGTDYPVGASVVTGIGVVEGVECVVVANDPTVRGGASNPWTLRKTFRANDIALQNRLPLIGLVESGGADLPSQSEIFIPGGRAFRDLTRLSAAGIPTISTVFGNATAGGAYVPGMSDYVVMIKERSKVFLGGPPLVKMATGEESDDESLGGARMHGATSGLADFVAEDEVDAIRLTRRVVARLNRRKLGPAPKPVEPPVHDEEDLLGLVPTDLRVPFDPREVIGRIVDGSRFDEFKPDYGASLVTGWADLHGYPIGVLANARGVLFSEEAQKAAQFIQLANASDTPLLFLQNTTGYMVGAQYEQGGIIKHGAMMINAVSNSRVPHLTVVMGASYGAGNYGMCGRAYDPRFLFTWPNAKSAVMGPKQLAGVLSIVARQAAAAKGQAYDDEHDAAMRQVVEGQIEQQSLAAFLSGRLYDDGVIDPRDTRTVLGLCLSAIHSGPIKGADGYGVFRM; encoded by the coding sequence ATGACCGCGTTGCGCACGGCGGTGGACGGCCGGTCGGCCGAGTACGCCGCGAACCGGGAGGCGCTGCTGGCCCGGTTGGCGGAGCTGGAGGCCGAGCAGGCCAAGGCGCTGGCCGGCGGTGGGCCGAAGTACACCGAGCGGCACCACGCGCGGGGCAAGCTGCTGGCCCGGGAGCGGATCGAGCTGCTGGTCGACCAGGACAGCCCGTTCCTGGAGCTGTCGCCGCTGGCGGCGTGGGGCACCGACTACCCGGTCGGCGCGAGCGTGGTCACCGGCATCGGGGTGGTCGAGGGCGTCGAGTGCGTGGTCGTGGCCAACGACCCGACCGTGCGCGGCGGCGCCAGCAACCCGTGGACGTTGCGGAAGACGTTCCGGGCCAACGACATCGCGCTGCAGAACCGGCTGCCGCTGATCGGGCTGGTCGAGTCCGGCGGCGCCGACCTGCCGAGCCAGAGCGAGATCTTCATCCCCGGCGGGCGGGCGTTCCGCGACCTGACCAGGCTGTCGGCGGCGGGCATCCCGACGATCAGCACGGTGTTCGGCAACGCCACGGCGGGTGGCGCGTACGTGCCGGGCATGTCCGACTACGTGGTGATGATCAAGGAGCGCTCGAAGGTGTTCCTGGGCGGTCCGCCGCTGGTGAAGATGGCCACCGGCGAGGAGTCCGACGACGAGTCGCTGGGCGGCGCGCGGATGCACGGCGCCACGTCCGGGCTGGCCGACTTCGTCGCCGAGGACGAGGTGGACGCGATCCGCCTCACCCGGCGGGTGGTGGCCAGGCTGAACCGGCGCAAGCTCGGCCCCGCGCCCAAGCCGGTGGAACCGCCGGTGCACGACGAGGAGGACCTGCTGGGCCTGGTGCCGACGGACCTGCGCGTGCCGTTCGACCCGCGCGAGGTGATCGGCCGGATCGTGGACGGGTCGCGGTTCGACGAGTTCAAGCCCGACTACGGCGCCAGCCTGGTGACGGGGTGGGCCGACCTGCACGGCTACCCGATCGGGGTGCTGGCCAACGCGCGCGGCGTGCTGTTCAGCGAGGAGGCGCAGAAGGCCGCGCAGTTCATCCAGCTGGCCAACGCGAGCGACACGCCGCTGCTGTTCCTGCAGAACACGACGGGGTACATGGTCGGCGCGCAGTACGAGCAGGGCGGCATCATCAAGCACGGCGCGATGATGATCAACGCCGTGTCGAACAGCCGGGTGCCCCACCTGACCGTGGTCATGGGCGCGTCCTACGGCGCGGGCAACTACGGCATGTGCGGCCGGGCCTACGACCCGAGGTTCCTCTTCACCTGGCCGAACGCCAAGTCGGCCGTGATGGGCCCGAAGCAGCTGGCGGGGGTGCTCTCCATCGTCGCCCGCCAAGCCGCCGCCGCGAAGGGCCAGGCCTACGACGACGAGCACGACGCCGCGATGAGGCAGGTGGTGGAGGGCCAGATCGAGCAGCAGTCCCTGGCCGCCTTCCTCTCCGGCCGGCTCTACGACGACGGCGTGATCGACCCCCGCGACACCCGCACGGTCCTCGGCCTGTGCCTGTCGGCGATCCACAGCGGACCGATCAAGGGCGCCGACGGCTACGGCGTCTTCCGGATGTGA
- a CDS encoding acyl-CoA dehydrogenase family protein — protein MTTSELFETPERRDLRATVRRFTEQEVVPHLADWERAGELPRSLHREAAGIGLLGIGFPEEVGGAGDLLDTVVATEELIQAGGSSGLVAGLLTHGIALPHIVDSGDRGLVDRFVRPTLAGELIGALAITEPGGGSDVAALRTTARRDGDSYVVNGSKAFITSGGRADFVTTAVRTGGPGYQGISLLVVERGTPGFAVDRRLEKMGWHCSDTADLSFVDARVPAANLVGPENGGFALVMRQFQVERISLAVQAYATAQRCLDLAVAHARQRETFGKPLIARQVVSHRLVEMAQRVDLARTYTREVAVKVAQGQEVVAQVCFAKNAAVEACSFVVDAAVQLHGGSGYLRVTEVERHYRDARILGIGGGATEVMAELAARRLGYTA, from the coding sequence GTGACCACGTCCGAGCTGTTCGAGACGCCCGAGCGGCGCGACCTGCGCGCCACCGTGCGCCGGTTCACCGAGCAGGAGGTCGTGCCGCACCTGGCCGACTGGGAGCGGGCCGGTGAGCTGCCCCGGTCGCTGCACCGCGAGGCGGCGGGCATCGGGTTGCTGGGCATCGGGTTCCCGGAGGAGGTCGGCGGCGCGGGCGACCTGCTCGACACCGTGGTGGCGACCGAGGAGCTGATCCAGGCCGGCGGTTCGTCCGGTCTGGTCGCCGGGTTGCTCACGCACGGGATCGCGTTGCCGCACATCGTGGATTCGGGGGACCGGGGGCTGGTCGACCGGTTCGTGCGGCCGACGTTGGCGGGCGAGCTGATCGGGGCGCTCGCGATCACCGAGCCCGGCGGCGGTTCGGACGTGGCGGCCCTGCGCACCACGGCCCGCCGTGACGGTGATTCTTACGTGGTCAACGGGTCGAAGGCGTTCATCACCTCGGGTGGTCGGGCGGACTTCGTCACCACGGCGGTGCGCACCGGCGGCCCCGGCTACCAGGGCATCAGCCTGCTGGTGGTCGAGAGGGGCACGCCGGGGTTCGCGGTGGACCGCAGGCTGGAGAAGATGGGCTGGCACTGCTCGGACACCGCCGATTTGTCCTTTGTGGACGCGCGGGTGCCGGCGGCGAACCTCGTCGGCCCGGAGAACGGCGGGTTCGCGCTGGTCATGCGGCAGTTCCAGGTGGAGCGGATCTCGTTGGCCGTGCAGGCTTACGCGACGGCGCAGCGGTGCCTGGACCTGGCGGTGGCGCACGCGCGGCAGCGCGAGACGTTCGGCAAGCCGCTGATCGCGAGGCAGGTCGTCAGCCACCGGTTGGTGGAGATGGCGCAGCGCGTGGACCTCGCGCGCACGTACACCCGCGAAGTGGCGGTGAAGGTGGCGCAGGGGCAGGAAGTCGTGGCGCAGGTGTGCTTCGCGAAGAACGCCGCCGTGGAGGCTTGCTCGTTCGTGGTGGACGCGGCGGTCCAGCTGCACGGCGGAAGTGGTTATCTCCGCGTTACGGAGGTCGAGCGACACTACCGGGACGCGCGCATCCTCGGCATCGGGGGCGGGGCGACCGAGGTGATGGCGGAGCTGGCGGCACGGAGATTGGGGTACACGGCATGA